The genomic interval CTAGAGATGTAAGACAAATTATAAATAAAAGGAAAAACCTCAGTAATCCAATATCAATGGAGCTGAGGTTTTTTTATTTGATGAATCTGTCTTAAGTCTTTTGTCTATAGTCTTGTATCTTGACTCTAAAAAATTATCCAACCATAATTCCTTTACGACCCAACTTTGGAATTTCTGTGTAATTTTTTTCGCTGATAGTTTCTGGTAGGAAGATAAAACGTTTGTCATACATCACTTCATCCGCCCAAAAGGAAACCCAATACTCGTTTGTAAGCCCAAAAACTTCTTCCATGATTGGTTCTAATTTTGCTGCTTCATCGGGTAAGAGTACTTCCAAAGAATGTCTCAAGGTGGAAGTTTTTATTTTCTCCCCCGTATTCACATCTTCTCCGTAACCACGACTTGTAATGATAATTCCTTCCATGATATCATCGCGCAGATTGAGCAAATACACGTAGTGTTGAATTCCCCCTTCTTCATTGATTTCAGGTACGATAACAATTCTTACATTTTCTACAACAGGTCCTTTTAACTCTTCTCGCATTGTTTATACAATTTTGGGTTACAAAGTTAATGATTTGCAGTTGCTACACTTCTTCCCATTCGGATATATTCAAATAAATCGGAAGGATGACCAATTTTTTCTTGGTTTGCTTTTGTGTTTGATTTTTTGAGAAGGTCTTTTTCAACATCTGGAGCTCTTTTATGACCTGTCCGCACGATAATTAACTGTTCATCTGGGATAGCAATGATGTATTGGCCTTTTATTCCGCGGCAGTAATAAACAGGATGCCCGTTGCTCACGTAAGTCCAAATGTGTAATCCGTATCGTGTGTTTGGAACACCTTCTTCTGTTGACATGGTCGGGTTTTTTACCATTTCATCGAAAAAAGCTGCTGGAATAATTTGTTTGTCGTTCCATTTTCCATGATTTGCCAATGTTTTTCCAATTCGGGCAAAATCACGAGTAGTGCTATATAAACAACAGAATGCTTTTTCTGCACCATTTTCTTTATCCAAACTCCAAAATGCATCTGATTCTGCACCAATGGGTCTCCACAACTTCTCAGAAGCATATTGTGCCAAATCTTTACCAGTTGCTTTTTCAAGTATAAAACCAAGCAGTTGCGAATTTCCACTTTGGTAAATGAATTCTTTACCAGGAGCGCGTTCCACATTTTGTCGAGTGACCAACCCACGTAAATCGGATCCATAATAAGATTCTGCATTTTCAGACAATGGATTTTTTCCGCTTTCACCCCAATCCAATCCAGATGCCATCATCAACAAGTGCCGAATGGTGATTTTCTCTTTTCCTTTTCCAGAAAATTCAGGAATGTATTTAACAACGGGTTCGTCTAAACTTTTGATAGCTCCTTCTTCGTGCGCAATTCCAATGAGCATGCTCACTACTGTTTTCGCTGCTGAAAAAGAATTGGAAACTGTTTCCGGATGGTGTTCATCCCAATAACGTTCATAGATAACTTGATCATTCTTTACGATTAAGAAAGAAGATGTTTTCCAAGTATCCATGTATTTCAAGTCATTACTGTTGAGTAATTCGGCTTTTGACAATTCGAATTTCCACGGTTCACTCTTTTTAGGAGCTTTCACAGTAGCATTGTAGAATTTATTCAAATCATAAATGGTCGGTGAGGTTTCTCCTTGTAAATACGTGTAATAAACTCCTTTGTAAAGGTAAAATCGGCCACTTAGAAGAATTAAAACATTCAGCGATAAAAATAGAATCAGAACAAACCAACCGATTCGTTTAGACCATTTGAGTAGGGTACGTTTCATGACTATTGTGCGTATGTAAATCCGAATTGGGAAGCTAGTTTTTCTTTCAAGAGGTCTTTCACTTCTTGCATATCAACTGCTCTACCAAGTTCCTGTTGCAAGGAAGTTACAGATTTATCTTCAATTCCGCAAGGTACGATGTGAGAAAAATAAGAAAGATTCGAATTAATGTTAAATCCAATCCCATGCATGGTTACCCAGCGTGATGATTTGACGCCCATGGCACAGATTTTTCGAGCATTTGGTGTTTCTACGTCAATCCAAACTCCAGTAAATCCAGAAGAACGTTCTCCTTTGACTCCGTAATGTGCCAAAACATGAATGACTGCTTCTTCCAAATAACGCATGTATTTGTGGATGTCCGTGAAGAAATAATCCAAATCTAATAAAGGATAAGCGACCAATTGACCGGGGCCGTGATACGTGATATCACCACCGCGATTGGTTTGGTAAAACTTTGCTTGGTGTTCATCCAATCCGGCTTCATTCAGTAAAAGATGATCGGTAGTTCCACTCTTTCCAAGTGTATAAACGTGTGGGTGCTCACAAAACAATAGGTGATTTTTTGTCTCTTCCGTGCTTGTTTCATTCCTACGTTCAATTTTTAATGCAATGGTTTCCCCAAAGATTTTTTCTTGGTAATTCCAAGCTTCTTGATAATCAATCAACCCCAAATCTTGAAAATGAACTTCTGGTAACATATGCCTAGACCTTTTTTAAAGTAATGATTAACTGTTTCAAATGTTCAAATGTTCAAATGTTCAAATGTTCAAATGTTCAAATGTTCAAATGTTCAAATGTTCAAATGTTCAAATGTTCAAATGTTCAAATTTGAGATTAAACACATTGAACTCTTTCAACCTTTTGATATCCTCTATTTTAGAACTCCAAATATACGAAAGGATGGAATGAATCAGAAGCTGCTTGATACAAGATTACTATGAATACAGCAATTATTAACATCTGAACCACCATGTGTGTTTTCACAAAGCTCGAAACCATAAAATCTTTCCATTTTTGAGGAATCCAATGAATGAAAAATCCTAATAACATGATTAAAAGGGCAGGAGCATAAGTAGATAAAATAACTGTGAATTTCTCCCATTCGAAATCGAAATGATTGAAAATGCGATCCAACATTTTATTTGGCGCCCCTTCTGTTTTTAGTCGGAACCAAATACGTGTGAATGTAATGAAGTTGAAAGTGAAGAGAATTTTCCAGAAATGGACAATCCACCAAGAACTTTTTTCATAAGGAGAAACCTTTTTCCAATGGTTATAAATCACCAAAGCCAATCCATTCATTGCTCCCCAAATCACGAAATTTTGCGAAGCTCCGTGCCACAATCCACCTAAAATCATCGTGATTAACAAGTTCAAATCGCGGTACATGAATGTTTTTACTTTTGGACTAATCAAAATCGCAATTCCATACAAACTCATTAAACCTACGTAGACAAAAATCAGCTCATACCAACCTGTAATGAAGATGAGAAAAACGAAGATAATAATGATTGCAACGAAGGTTCCAATCGTTCCTTTTTTGTTTCCTCCCAGCGGAATGTACAAGTAATCTTTCAGCCAAGAACCCAATGATTTGTGCCACCTACGCCAGAAATCGGCCACACTGTTTGCTTTGTAGGGAGAATTGAAATTGGGTAAAAGTTCGAATCCCATTAATTTGGATATTCCAATTGCGATGTCTGTGTAACCAGAGAAATCTCCATAAATCTGTAGTGAATATCCCCACATCGCTATTACACTAACATAACCTGGGAAACCTTCTGGATTATCCACAACCGAATCAATGAAATGGGTCGCAATGAAATCTGCCAATACAATTTTTTTGAAAAGACCTTTCATAATCATGAACACGGCTTCACTGAATTCTTTTTGACTTAGTTGGAATTTCTGATAAATCTGTGGAATGAAATCGCGTGCTCGAACAATTGGTCCCATGAGTACGTGTGGGAAGTACGTTACGTAGAAAGCATAATCCCAAATGTTTTTTACTGGTGCAATTTCTTTGCGGTAAATATCTACGACATAACTAATCGACTGAAAAGTAAAGAAACTGATACCTGCTGGCATCAAGATCATTTCTTCGAAAGTTCCAGCTCCGAAAAATCCATTTCCCCATTGTGCAAAGGTGTTGAAGACCTCATATTTCGTGTGAAACATTTTGTTGAATGAATCTGTGAAAAAGTGGGCGTATTTGAAGAAAAATAGAAAAAATAGATTGAAAATTGCGGAAAATGCAATGATCCATTTTCGTCCCAATTTGTTGTCAACCTTAAAAATCCATTTTCCGAGGAAGAAATTGACAACTACTGAAAGTGCTAGAAGTGTAACAAAGAAGCCTGAAGTTTTGAAATACAAAAACAAACTTGCTGCCGCAATGAACATACTGCGAACAAGCTTATTTTTATGTAAAACGCTAAAGAGCACCATAAATGCCAAAAAGAAAATCCAGAAATCTAGTCGATTAAACGCTAAATCTTCGGCTGACATGCTTGTGAAACTAAAAATACGGTGCAACGATTCCATAGAGGTCTTTAAACAGTTTTAATTGATATATTTTCTTTTTTCCATTTGCTGGAACCACTTTTCAAAAGCATCTATGAATAGGTCTGCCTTGAGGTGATAACCAGGAACTGTAAAGTGAACTAAATCACTTCGCATAAGTCCATTTGATTTCCAAGTACGCGATGAACCTAGTTCACCCATGATTCCGTAAAAATCCCAAACGGGACATTCATATTTTTTAGCCAATTCAATAATAACTTCACGTTCGCGAGCTACGTTTTTATTGAGGTATTTCTTCTTATAACCAGCATCATTTGGAACAGTCAATAGAATAGCACAATCAGGATTCGCTGCGAGAACTTTCTTCATCATGCTTTCTAGATTATACTTGAAAACATCCGGATTGAATGAAGAATAGGGTACATTGGCATCATTTGTTCCAACTGAAAATGCAAAAAAATCGGGTGGTGATTCAGCCAGTTGTTCCTCAAAATTTTTATTGGCTAAGTAGGTGTAGAGTCCTGCCCCATTAATTCCGATGGTTGTGTATGAAATACCTGCATAAGTGTTACTTAGCTGAAAACCATTGATTTGCAAATTGTAAGGTCCAGCAATTAAACGTGTAAATTGAAGATTGAAGGTGTCAACAGGATCTGTAAACACGGCTTCAGTGTAACCCAGTGTTTCATTCCGGAATTTATTGACAATCAACATTTCATCCGAGCCAAAATTGAGTTCAAATGGAAATGGTCCTTTGTTGTGATAAACGCGAAGCCTTGTAAATCCTGGTTTTACATCTGTTTTGTCATGTCTAAATACAATCTCAACGATGGAATCAGGTGTTTCAATGACTACCCCAAGTAATCCGAAATCAATTCCAACTGGTCTGTTGAAATTCACGCTTCGGTAGGTTTTCCAGTTGTTTTTAGATTTGAATTCGTAGTTCCAAGGATTGTTTGTATTGGCTAAATCAAACGGAAAAATGAGGCCTCTTTCTCCTGGAATATCCAACCAATGCGTTTGCAAATACGTGCGGATATCGTGTGTGTAAACATCCGCTTGAAGGTGCGAACCTCCAATGTGGTAAAAATTTAATTTGCAGTTCTTTTCGGTGACCATGTTTCTAAAGTCTTGAAAAAGATGTTCCCAATTGGCACTTTGCGGACTGTAAAAACGGAAAGCATTGGCATTAAAATTGATAAACGGATATTGATATTTCAGATTGGTATCTAGGTGATGAAAAGTTGGGTAAATATATGAGTCAAGCGGAGTTTTTTCGCGTATTATCCCCACTTGCGATTGCGAAGTGCAAGCAATTAATGAGGCAATAACAAATGCGGTATAAAAACTAAACTTCATCCAATATTTGATTTGAGCAATGAGCATGCCGCTTTTATTGAGCTCCTTGTTTCCATTTGACATACTCTGCAGCCAGTGCATCGAAGAATAACTGTGAAGCAATACTTGCGCCCCGATTGGAGAAATGGATATAATCATTTCCAGCTAATCCTTTTTCTACCCAACTAGGCATCGAATTTTCTCCACCCATTGCACTGAATAAATCCCAATAACAAGCGCCAACTTCCTTAGAAACTCGGGTCATTTCTTGAACCAAGAATGGAAGCATTTTATAGGTCACGCGACCTGAAGCTGATTGCATAGACATATCACTTGGTCCGATTACGAGAACTGTAGCTGAAGGACGCAATTTTTTCACCGTGTATAATTGTCCTTTAAATTGCTTCGCATAATGACGAACAGATGAAGAATCATTCATGTATGGAACTCCGTTTCCTCCAAATTGCATGATTACCATTTCAACATTTAAGTCCTCATACATTTTGGCAGCTGTATTGTGGTCAATTTTACCAAAGAAAGTACCGCTCGATCCGCGCATTCCAATATTGTCAACCATTACTCCGTAATCGCTTTCAAGAGAGAATCCAATAATTGTTGGACTTACTGTGGCAGAAAACTCATAACGCAATTTGCCTGGTGTTGAAGGAAACTCTAATGAAAGTACATGGTATTTCCCATCATTTTCCAAGCTGTCTTCATGTACCAAAGTTGTTCCGTTATAGACTTTAATCTTGCAAGGTGCATAACAGCTTGTGTAGAACATTTTTGAATTGTTGTACGTTCTTGCTCGTGAATAGGCTGTTTTGGTTGGTTCAATTTCAATAAATGCTTCTTTCACAGTAGTAGCACTCAACATTTGAACGCTATCCATTTCAGAAGTAAATCGGGCAGCAGTATTCATCGATCCGTATTTCTTTGATTTCAGTCTTGCACCACCAAAAGCAGTGTATCGGGAGAAATTGGGAGAACAGGTTTGTTTGAATGTAATGGTATTGTATTCGTTTTTGGCAGGAATAGTTCCTGGACCAAAACCGCCAAATTGAGTTTGTAAACGCTGCCGAATATAAGAGGTCATGCGATCTCCTTCAATTTGAGAATCTCCATAATGCAGAACACGTACTTTTTTTCCTTTCGCAGCTCCATCCAGCTTCTCGAAAAATGCGTGGAGTGCTGCTTGTCCTTTTTCATTGAACTGGATACTCGTAGCAGCCTCAGCAGACAATGTTCCACCAGCAGGGGCACCCATTTTCCCGTCCGATTCGAATGTGTTTTTTATCGTGGTATCGGCAGTTGCCCCTTCAATATTCACTGTATCCACCTTTACGATATCAGTAATATCTTTTTTTTCTGCAGGCTTTGCGGGTGTTAACGCATCATTGAATGTAAGAAAGCGAATATCTGCTCCAAACAAGTTGATTTTGTCTCCATTGACTAAAAAACTGATTCCAGTAAGTAATACTAGAATTCCAGCAAGATAAATAAGAACATGAAAGGGTTGTAATTGCTTCACCTATATAAAAATTGAGCTACAAAATTAATCCAAATTGGGAATCGACCAATGATTGTTTATTATCTGCGAGGAATTGGGTATTATTTGAAGGATGAAGGTGTATTGGGTTGCAAGTTCGCGATATTGCGAACAGACCACTGTTTGTCTTGCTTTAGGAACTATTTTAAAGTAAAAATCTCTATCAAATTGATGAATTCATTCCATGACTATTCGTAACTTTAACTCATGGAACAGTACACAAACGAACTCATTCACGAAAGCAGTCTTTATTTACAACAACATGCGCATAACCCCGTAAATTGGGTTTCGTGGTCAAAAGAGGCATTTGAACGTGCTGAAAAGGAAGGCAAGTTGGTGCTTGTTTCTGTTGGATATTCAGCGTGTCATTGGTGCCACGTCATGGAACACGAATGTTTTGAAGATGAAGAAGTGGCTGCTTTGATGAATAAACACTTTGTGTGTATCAAGGTTGATCGGGAAGAACGCCCAGATGTGGATCAAGTTTATATGACCGCCGTTCAATTAATGACCCAAAGAGGTGGCTGGCCGCTAAATTGTTTCACCATTCCCAATGGTCAACCAATTTATGGAGGAACGTATTTCCCTAAAGAACAATGGATGCATGTATTGAAATCCTTGAATCAAACGTACACTTCGGAACCCGAAAAAGTACTAGAGTATGCCAAAGAACTTTCAGATGGAGTTCAGCAGTCGGATTTAATTGCTGTTGCAGAACCAATAAAGCCTTTTCCAACAGACAAATTGTTTGAATTGGTACGAAGATGGCAATCTCGTATGGACATGGTGGAAGGTGGTCCAACTTCTGCGCCTAAATTTCCGCTTCCGAGCAATCTTGAATTCTTACTTTATTACGGAGTTTTAGAAAAGCATGAAGAGATTCAAAAATACGTGAATTTGACATTGCATAAAATGGCATTGGGTGGCATTTACGATCAAGTTGGAGGTGGTTTTTCGCGCTATTCAGTTGATTTGTTGTGGAAAATACCGCATTTTGAGAAAATGTTATACGATAACGGTCAGTTATTGAGTGTTTACGCCCAAGCTTATCGCGAGACAAAAAATCCAGAATATAAACGCGTTTTAGATCAAACCTTAACTTGGTTGGAGCGCGAAATGCAAAGTGAAGAAGGAGGTTTGTTCGCAGCTCAAGATGCAGATTCGGAAGGAGTAGAGGGAAAATATTACGTTTGGACGAAAGAAGAGATTGAAGCTACTTTAGGCGAAAATGCATCGTGGTTTTGGAAATTTTACAATCCAGGAAACAAAGGATATTGGGAAGATCAGCAATGGGTTTTGTTGCGGAATGAAACATGGGAAGAATTCTGTAAAGCGAATCCGGATGTAAATTCCTCAAAAATTCAAGATCAATTAGATACCTTATTCTATGTTCGTAAAAAACGAATTGCGCCAGTTACGGATACCAAATGCTTAACAGCTTGGAACGCGCTCACACTAACAGGATTGATCGAAGCGTTCAAGGCAACAGAAGATCATTCTTATCTGAGATTGGCTTTACAAATTGCAAAATGGATTCGAACGTTTCAAACAACTAGTGATTTTCAATTATTCCATACCAGACAAAATGGGCGTTCATTCATTACCGGATTTCTGGATGATTACGCAACTTCGATTCAGGCATTTTTGACACTTTACCAAATCACGGCTGATGAAGAAGATTTAATTTTTGCGAAAGAACTTTGTAACTATGCTTTGAAGCATTTTCACGACGAACAATCAGAAATGTTCTATTTTACGGCTGATGACCACGATTTAATTGCTCGAAAAATGGAAATCAACGACAATGTGATTCCTTCAACGAACAGTATTATGGCGAATAATTTGTTGTCACTTTCTTTATTGGTTGATGAATTAGATTGGGAATTGAAAGCCAAACAAATGCTGCAAAATGTGATTGATGGAATGGAGCAATATGGCTCAGGATATTCCAATTGGGCGCTTTTATTACTCAGATTCCAAAAAGAAGTTCGGTTATTGACAATTCCGTCATCAGGAGACTGGATTAATTTAAGAAAATTGAGTTCACCCTTTGTAGTGGTTCGTTTTACGAATGAAAATACAGCTACGGTTTGTGCCGAAGGTGTTTGTTCAATTCCAATGGTGCTCCCATATGAGGTGGAAAATTATTTAAAAAACATGTAGGCACGCGATGCGCAGCGTGCCTACATGTTTTAATGCACCGCGTCCCCAAATCCTCAAGGGTTTTCAATTATTATTTCTTCTCTTCTGTTTTCAACATCTCAGGAGATTTAATCTGAAATTGCTTCAATCGGGGTACAGAAACAGCCTGAACATATCCGTTATTTGGATTTTTACATTCAAAATTTTGATGGTATTCTTCGGCCTTGTAAAACGCGGTATATTCTACAACCTCTGTGGTAATTGTTGGAAATTTTTTGTCCGCCAATAATTCTTTAATGAATGCTTTTGTATGATCGCGTTCATAAGCGTTTTGGTAAAAAATGGCAGAACGGTATTGAGTTCCTGCATCAGGACCTTGTCTGTTTAAAGTTGTTGGATCATGAGAGTCGTAAAATACTTTCAATAGTTCGTCGTAAGAAATGACTGTAGAATCGTAATAAATTTTCACCGTTTCGGCATGGCCAGTTGTTCCTGTACAAATTTCTTCATACGTTGGATTTACCACATGACCGCCTGCATAACCGCTTTCAACTTCTGCTACTCCTTTTACAGATTCGTAAATTGCTTCGACACACCAAAAGCAACCACTTCCAAAATAAGCAACCTGATAATTTGCTAATTCCTTGGGTTTTTTAGAAGTTTTAGTTGTTGTAACAGATTTATTTTTCTGACCACATGCGCTCAGAGAAATTAGTAAAACAAGAATTGAGGAAATAAGCTTTTTCATGAGTTTGTTTTGTCCAAGTTACGAAAGAGAAGTTATTTTGGTTTTCTCTTCTATTTTTTTAACCTTTCTAGCGAAAAAATTGCCCTTAGATGTCTCGTTTAATGACATTAAAGCAACAAAAAAATAGAGAAAGGTTTAAAAAGTCAGTACAACTGATTATATTCGCACCCTTAAAGAAATTATAGAATGGCAATCATTGGTAGAATTAGAAATATGCGTTACCTCCTTGTAGGTATCACGGGACTAGCTCTTTTAACGTTCATCCTTACAGGATTATTTGACAAAATAGGTTCATCTGTTGAATCTGGAAATTATGGAACTATTGATGGTGAAGTTGTCGATACGGCAATTTACAACAGTAAATTAATTCAGTTTCAGAATACTGATAGACAACAAGTAGAACAACAACAACAGCGTCAATATAACGATCAAGATGCAGAACAAAGTGCTGACAAAGCATGGTCTGCAACGGTAGATGAGATTGTTTTGAATGGTGAATATGAAGCACTTGGTTTGACTGTTTCTGAAAAAGAGTTTACATCGTTTTTATTTGGTGAAGATGGTTTTTCATTGATTCCAGAAATTCAACAAAATTTTTCTGACCCGAATACAGGTCAATTCAACGCTGCTCAATTGACAAAATATATTGAGGAGCAAGAAAAATCAACGGATGCTACTGCAGTTGCAAATTGGAAAAAAACAAAAGAAGCAATTCGTAATCAACGTATGCAAGAGAAATACTTTCAATTTTTAGGTCAAGGTGCTTATGTTACCAAATTGGAAGCGAAGAATGAATATTTGGCGAAGAATGAGTCAAAATCAATTTCATTTGTTGTTGGTCAATTCCGTGAGATTAAAGACGAAGATGTAAAAGTTTCAGACAAAGAAATTCGTGATTATTACGAAAAGAATAAAGAGAAACCAAAGTATCAAGTAATGGCAGGTCGTGATGTTAAATTCTTTGACATTGCAATTGAACCTTCAAAATCAGATATTGATACGTTTAATCTTGAAATGAAGAAAATTAAAACTGCTTTTGCTGCTTCAACAAATGATTCATTGTTCATTTTACAAAATTCGGAGCTTCCAAGAATGTATGCTTCAGGAAATCAATTGACATTCCGCCCAGAAGGTGATGCAAAAGCGCGTCAAGGAATGACTTACCCTGTTGCGATGGATACAGTTTTCAAAACTGCAACTGTTGGTCAAATTGTTGGACCATATGATGATAAAGGAAAAACGAGAATAGCGAAAGTACTGGGTTTCAATAGCACGGTATTAAAAGCACGTCATATTTTGATTAATGCGCCTGAAGGTGATGCGAAGAAAGTTGCGTCTGCTAAAAAATTGGCGGATAGCTTGGTGAAATTGGTAAACAATGCAAACTTTGCAGAGTTTGTAACCAAATATTCTGAAGATCAAGGTTCGAAAGAAAAAGGAGGTGTATACGAAGATTTCATGGATTACGAAATGGTAGAGCCATTCTCTAAATTCGCTATGGAAAAACCAATTGGAACGATTGGAGTTGTAAAAACACAATTCGGATTTCATATTATGGAAGTAATGGACAGAAAAGCTGGATCTAAATTTCCAGTATTGGCAGTTGTTGAGAAAACAATGTTACCTTCTGAAGACACGAAAGCTGATTTGAAAGACAAGGCATATACTTTATTGGCTAAATTGGACAGAGAATTAGAGAAAAAGTCAGATATTACGGATAAAGTGATTTTGTTTGACACAATTGCACGTAAAGCGGGTTACTACTCACGACCATTGAGAATGTTTGATGAGTCTCCAAAAGTACAAGGTTTTGTTACGAAAATGGCTATTCAAACTATTTTGGAATTGGCATACAACGATGAAGCGAAAGTAGGCGATATGTGTTCTGCTCCAATTCAAGATGACAAACGATTGGTGATTGCAATGGTTTCTTCGATTCGTGAAAAAGGAGTTCCTCAATTGGTTGATGTTTATGAGCGAATGAGAACAGATGCTATGAATGAGAAAAGAGCGAACAAAATTTTGAAAAAAATTGGTTCAGTTACGAACTTGGAAGTTTTAGCTAAAAAATTGAAAACAGAGGTGATGAATGCTGAAGTTACTTTTGCTACTCCAAGTATTCAAGGTGGAGGATATGAACCAGAAGTTATAGGTGCATTATTCTCTGGAAAAATTAAAGACAAATCATCTTCAAAAGCTACTGTTGGTCAATCTGGTGTTTATGTTATTCGCGTAAATAAATCAGTGAAAGCTCAAACTGTAACAAGTTACGATGCTGAGAAGATGCAAATGTTGAGTCAAATAAAAGGATCAATTGCAAATGTTTCTAGACAAGCATTACAGAAAAAAATGAATGTAATGGATAATCGAGCATTATTGGATGCTGGTATTATTCGTTAATAGACGATATTTAAATGATAAAAAGGTTGGGAATTTTCCCAACCTTTTTTGTTTAGTGTAATCTTCTTTTAAATCACCAATCTATGAAAAAAAGTGTATTGTTATTTTTAGTAGGATTTATTGGAATAAATTCAGCATTTTATGCTCAATCAAGAATCCCTACTTTTGAATTGCACGGTTCTGCAAACCATCCCTTGAGCAATAACTCGGAAGATCGAACATTCTTCGGCGGAGGTTTTGGCGCAAATCTTATTTTCAGAGATAGGAAACTGCTCAGTTTTAAAACTGGCATCGAAACTAATTTTTTTCATACTTGGAATAAAAGTGTTTCTTTGGGGAAAATGTCTGGCAAATCTGATGTGCATTATAAATTTTGGAATCTCTCCATTCCTATACTTTTGCGATTGCATGTGGGACAAAAAGTAAAATTCTTCCTTGAAGGGGGCGTTTATTTGGGTATTCCCTTGATAGGAAATACCACTTCAGAGTATCATTCCTATTCTTACTTCCCGGGAGGAACCAATGTGAATGAACCAAGAACGGAAAAGTTCGAAGGATATTTTTCAGTATCTCCAGCAGCAAGTTTAGGGGTCATT from Fluviicola taffensis DSM 16823 carries:
- a CDS encoding peptidylprolyl isomerase codes for the protein MAIIGRIRNMRYLLVGITGLALLTFILTGLFDKIGSSVESGNYGTIDGEVVDTAIYNSKLIQFQNTDRQQVEQQQQRQYNDQDAEQSADKAWSATVDEIVLNGEYEALGLTVSEKEFTSFLFGEDGFSLIPEIQQNFSDPNTGQFNAAQLTKYIEEQEKSTDATAVANWKKTKEAIRNQRMQEKYFQFLGQGAYVTKLEAKNEYLAKNESKSISFVVGQFREIKDEDVKVSDKEIRDYYEKNKEKPKYQVMAGRDVKFFDIAIEPSKSDIDTFNLEMKKIKTAFAASTNDSLFILQNSELPRMYASGNQLTFRPEGDAKARQGMTYPVAMDTVFKTATVGQIVGPYDDKGKTRIAKVLGFNSTVLKARHILINAPEGDAKKVASAKKLADSLVKLVNNANFAEFVTKYSEDQGSKEKGGVYEDFMDYEMVEPFSKFAMEKPIGTIGVVKTQFGFHIMEVMDRKAGSKFPVLAVVEKTMLPSEDTKADLKDKAYTLLAKLDRELEKKSDITDKVILFDTIARKAGYYSRPLRMFDESPKVQGFVTKMAIQTILELAYNDEAKVGDMCSAPIQDDKRLVIAMVSSIREKGVPQLVDVYERMRTDAMNEKRANKILKKIGSVTNLEVLAKKLKTEVMNAEVTFATPSIQGGGYEPEVIGALFSGKIKDKSSSKATVGQSGVYVIRVNKSVKAQTVTSYDAEKMQMLSQIKGSIANVSRQALQKKMNVMDNRALLDAGIIR